In the genome of Populus trichocarpa isolate Nisqually-1 chromosome 6, P.trichocarpa_v4.1, whole genome shotgun sequence, one region contains:
- the LOC18100141 gene encoding probable xyloglucan endotransglucosylase/hydrolase protein 32, whose translation MALLTLFILILIAPSSSNAQWPPSPGYWPSSRFRSMSFYQGYRNLWGYSHQRVDPNALTIWLDSTSGSGFKSVKPFRSGYFGASVKLQPGYTAGVITAFYLSNNEAHPGFHDEVDIEFLGTTFGKPYTLQTNVYIRGSGDGRIIGREMKFHLWFDPTKNFHHYAILWSPKEIIFLVDDVPIRRYPRKSDATFPLRPMWVYGSIWDASSWATEEGKYKADYRYQPFVASYTNFKAAGCSAYSPAWCRPVSASPFRSGGLTRQQYRTMRWVQRYHMVYNYCKDYKRDHSLTPECWG comes from the exons ATGGCTCTCCTTACCTTGTTTATTCTCATTCTTATAGCTCCTTCCTCTAGTAATGCTCAATGGCCACCTTCACCTGGCTACTGGCCAAGTTCTAGATTCAGGTCAATGAGCTTTTACCAAGGTTACAGAAACCTTTGGGGTTATTCCCATCAAAGAGTAGACCCGAATGCGTTGACTATCTGGCTAGATAGTACATCAG GAAGTGGATTTAAATCAGTTAAACCATTTCGATCAGGGTATTTCGGTGCCTCCGTTAAGCTCCAACCTGGTTACACTGCCGGAGTCATAACAGCTTTCTAT CTATCGAACAACGAAGCTCACCCCGGGTTCCATGATGAGGTGGACATAGAATTTCTTGGGACAACATTTGGGAAGCCTTACACTTTGCAGACCAACGTTTACATCCGAGGAAGTGGGGATGGGAGAATAATTGGGAGAGAAATGAAGTTTCATCTGTGGTTTGATCCGACCAAAAACTTCCATCATTATGCCATTCTTTGGAGTCCTAAGGAGATTAT ATTCCTCGTGGATGATGTGCCCATAAGGAGGTACCCGAGGAAAAGCGACGCAACCTTTCCCCTAAGGCCAATGTGGGTTTACGGTTCAATCTGGGATGCCTCATCCTGGGCTACTGAGGAGGGAAAATACAAAGCTGACTATAGATATCAACCATTTGTTGCTAGCTACACCAATTTCAAAGCAGCTGGTTGCTCAGCCTATTCACCAGCATGGTGCCGCCCGGTCTCTGCCTCTCCATTCCGGTCCGGTGGGCTCACGAGACAACAGTACAGAACAATGCGATGGGTTCAGAGATACCATATGGTGTACAACTACTGCAAGGACTACAAAAGAGACCATTCCCTAACGCCTGAGTGCTGGGGTTAA